A single region of the Salvia miltiorrhiza cultivar Shanhuang (shh) chromosome 8, IMPLAD_Smil_shh, whole genome shotgun sequence genome encodes:
- the LOC130996677 gene encoding beta-fructofuranosidase, insoluble isoenzyme 1-like → MYFNGIYHLFYQYNPKGAVWGNIVWAHSVSKDLINWEALEPAIFPSKPFDQFGCWSGSATILPGNKPIILYTGIVDANNTQVQNFAVPANLSDPYLRHWLKPDTNPLIVADVSVNKTAFRDPTTAWLAPDGHWRITIGGRRKRRGMSFLYRSRDFFRWTKAKHPLHSTAGTGNWECPDFFPVSTAGKNGLDTSVLGPNVKHVFKVSLDLTRYEYYTIGTYDLERDRYVPDKGMIDGWNGLRFDYGNFYASKSFFDPKKNRRILWGWANESDSTEQDVVKGWAGVQLIPRTVVLDPSGKQLVQWPVEELESLRGKSMEMSNVELEQGAKVEVEEITAAQADVEVTFSFGSLDKAEAFDERWDRYDAEKICREKKSTVQGGLGPFGLATLASLHLEEFTPVFFRVFKDKDKHLLLMCSDASMSSIQEDKTGMVDGKDAYKPSFGGFVNVDFKDMKISLRTLIDNSVVESFAAGGKTVITSRVYPVTALYENAHLYAFNNGSESVQIESLSAWSMDKPKHMNEGLK, encoded by the exons ATGTACTTCAACGGAATATACCACCTGTTCTACCAATACAACCCAAAGGGGGCAGTGTGGGGCAACATCGTGTGGGCCCACTCGGTCTCCAAAGACCTCATAAACTGGGAAGCTTTGGAGCCGGCCATCTTCCCCTCGAAGCCCTTCGACCAGTTCGGCTGCTGGTCTGGCTCCGCCACCATCCTCCCCGGCAACAAGCCCATCATCCTCTACACCGGCATCGTCGACGCCAACAACACCCAGGTCCAGAACTTCGCCGTCCCGGCCAACCTCTCCGACCCCTACCTCCGCCACTGGCTCAAGCCCGACACCAACCCCCTCATCGTCGCCGACGTCTCCGTCAACAAGACCGCCTTCCGCGACCCCACCACCGCCTGGCTCGCCCCCGACGGCCACTGGCGGATCACCATCGGCGGCCGCAGGAAGCGCAGGGGCATGTCCTTCCTCTACAGGAGCAGGGACTTCTTCCGCTGGACCAAGGCCAAGCACCCCCTGCATTCCACCGCCGGCACCGGCAACTGGGAGTGCCCCGATTTCTTCCCGGTCTCCACCGCCGGCAAGAACGGCTTGGACACCTCCGTCCTCGGCCCCAACGTCAAGCATGTCTTCAAAGTGAGCCTCGACCTCACCAGATACGAGTATTACACCATTGGCACGTATGATCTTGAGAGGGATAGGTATGTCCCGGATAAGGGTATGATCGATGGGTGGAACGGATTGAGGTTTGATTATGGCAACTTTTACGCGTCCAAGTCGTTCTTCGATCCCAAGAAGAATCGGAGGATCTTGTGGGGCTGGGCTAATGAGTCGGATTCTACTGAGCAGGATGTGGTGAAGGGATGGGCCGGTGTTCAG CTCATTCCCCGTACAGTTGTGCTTGATCCGAGCGGGAAGCAGTTGGTGCAGTGGCCGGTTGAAGAGCTGGAGTCGCTGAGGGGGAAGAGCATGGAGATGAGCAACGTGGAGCTCGAGCAGGGGGCGAAGGTCGAGGTCGAAGAGATAACGGCTGCACAG GCTGATGTGGAGGTGACGTTCTCTTTCGGTAGCTTGGACAAGGCTGAGGCGTTTGATGAGAGGTGGGATAGATACGACGCGGAGAAGATCTGCCGTGAGAAGAAATCGACGGTCCAAGGTGGACTGGGACCGTTTGGGCTGGCCACATTGGCTTCTCTCCACTTGGAAGAGTTCACCCCTGTGTTCTTCAGAGTCTTCAAGGATAAGGACAAGCATCTGCTTCTTATGTGCTCTGATGCATCCAT GTCATCCATACAGGAAGACAAAACCGGAATGGTGGACGGGAAGGATGCGTATAAGCCCTCTTTTGGAGGATTTGTAAATGTTGATTTCAAAGACATGAAGATTTCTCTTAGGACTTTG ATTGATAACTCTGTTGTGGAGAGCTTTGCCGCGGGAGGAAAGACTGTGATTACATCTAGAGTTTATCCGGTGACAGCATTGTATGAAAATGCGCATTTGTATGCGTTCAACAATGGCAGCGAGAGTGTGCAAATCGAGAGCTTGAGTGCGTGGAGCATGGACAAACCGAAGCATATGAATGAGGGACTCAAGTGA